The sequence below is a genomic window from Methanoculleus sp. 7T.
GCTCATGGCCGACCCGAGGATGACCGCATGGCTCAGGGAGGCCGCGGAGAAGAACGGCATCCCCTACCAGCTCGAGGTCGGGACCGGCGGCAACACCGACGCGACCATCATCCACCTCGAGCGGGGCGGTATCCCGAGCATTCCGTTCTCGATCGCCGCCCGCTACATCCACTCCCCGGTCGAGGTCGTCGATACCGGCGACCTTGAGGCAGGGGTCAAGCTCCTCGTCGAGGCGCTCAAGAGCAAGCCCGCACTCTGATGCGGCTGATAATACTCTTTTTTTAGCTCTGTTGAAACCCTGCCTGTTGGCTCTCGATAGTCGCACTCATGGGACACGGCTTTCCCCGGGCTGCGCACCTGACGGTGCTCGAGCTCTGTTCCTAGGGGAACAGCGCATATCGCAACGCACTGCCCCGCCCCGGGTGCGGGGAATCGACTGCCGGAACGTGCGATGGTTCGTAAGAACCGGAGCTTGAGCACCGAAGGTGCGAGTCGTCGAGCGTAGTGAGCGTGAGAAACCCGAAGGGTTTCGAGTGGGGGTTACAAGTGTTGCTACCTGGTGAGACAGGGGAGGGGGCTGGCCCCCTCCCCGTCAGCCCCTCCCCCAATTGCGATAAACGCCGGGTGGCACAGCGGGCGTTCGAGCACCGTCAGGTGCGCTGGCCACCACGGTCCACTGCTGGGAGACATGCCGAGGGAAAAGGCCGATCCCAGGGACAAGCCGGGTCCGGCACCACCCCCACCCGGGCAGGGATAGAGCGCAACAGGGCTTCAACAAAGCCTTTTTTCTTCAGGGGAACCGCCCGGGCGGCGAGGCGGCAGTGAAAGGCTCAGGTTGCCCTGCGCCGATGCGAAGGCAGATCCCTGCCGGCGATGGTCAAAGAGGGCCGGTGCTTTCCAAAACGGCGTGCACTCCCCGGGAAGACTGCTGAAAACAGGAATGCCCGAGAGACAGGTTCCGATCCCGGGCGCATTCCGGCCCATGGTGCAGTGTCTTTTTTGTTCACAGGCCTTCATCGCCTTGGTCTGTGAACCCGCTGCATCATGTGGATACACCCCTTGGGTGATCCCACTCTCAGGCAAGATCCTCCATAGCTTCAATGGTATAAAGTTTTTATTTTGCCATAAGAATAACCATTATTCTTGGCCTGTATATTTAATCGGAACCCCCAGATCCTCCGAATCAGATCACTCTTCCACAAAGATGACCGTCACCGGGCATGAGTCGGCAGCTTCCACGGTGCAGTCGGCGAGGTCTTCCGGCACCTCGCCCTCAGCAAGGTTTTTGTTGACCCGATACTGCTCCGTGATCTCGCTGAACGCATCTTCAGGGTTCTGCTCAAAGACATCCGGGCAGAGCGTCCAACAGGACTCGCAGCTGATGCACCCCGGCCTATCGATGGTAACCTTCACCACTGATCTACCTCCGTTTCAGTCCCGGAGAGGGCACTCTTCCATGTTAAAGGTGACGGGTAACTCAAAGGCCGCGGAACAGGCGTCGAGAGGAACGCAAGAATGCCCTGGCCGGGGAGGCGGCCTGTCAACGGAGCGAGAACGGCAAGGAAGCAGATCGAAACAAGATTTCCATGGCAACGATGCCGGCGACGGTGCTGATCGGGAGAGGCCGCGGGGGATGGACAGTTTTGCTCAGATCTTCCCCGAGCATGAGTATCGGAGCGTCTCGCTTCACCAACCCGGGAAACCCATCGTCGACACGACCTGCCGGGCGTGGTTTTACCATCATATTTATGTGGGCACAGATGAAGCAACCCGCCGAGCGCATGATTCATATCC
It includes:
- a CDS encoding ferredoxin, whose product is MVKVTIDRPGCISCESCWTLCPDVFEQNPEDAFSEITEQYRVNKNLAEGEVPEDLADCTVEAADSCPVTVIFVEE